One genomic region from Dehalobacter restrictus DSM 9455 encodes:
- the abc-f gene encoding ribosomal protection-like ABC-F family protein: MALINIDHLTFCYDGSYDNIFENVSFQIDTDWKLGFTGRNGRGKTTFLQLLCGKYEYRGTIDSPVSFDYFPFQVTDPSQNVIEVVAGICPDFEHWELQKELSLLEVAEDVMERPFAALSQGEQTKVLLAALFIKPNNFLLIDEPTNHLDIEGRRVVGKYLNRKTGFILVSHDRVFLDRCIDHILTINKTNIELQKGNFSKWWINKERTDSFETAENDRLQKEIKQLSAAARRTAGWSDKIEKTKKGTLNSGIKPDKGYIGHQAAKMMKRSKVIETRLQKNIQTKEKLLKNIELADSLSMKPLSHPKNTLVELSDLAIYYADRNVCENVHFTVERGERVALSGRNGCGKSSVLKLLTGEELTYSGKLSIGSNLKISYISQDTAYLQGSLHSFAEQYQIEESRFLTILHKLDLSGVQFEKDMRMFSAGQKKKVLLAKSLCEQAHLYIWDEPLNYIDVLSRMQIEDLIVRCRPTLLFVEHDSAFVQSVATKYIRL, encoded by the coding sequence ATGGCGTTGATTAACATCGACCATTTAACGTTTTGCTATGACGGCAGTTATGACAATATCTTTGAAAATGTATCTTTTCAGATTGATACGGACTGGAAGCTTGGGTTCACAGGCCGAAACGGGCGCGGTAAAACGACCTTTTTGCAGCTGCTGTGCGGGAAATACGAGTATCGTGGGACAATTGACTCCCCCGTGTCTTTTGATTATTTTCCTTTTCAGGTTACCGATCCCAGTCAAAATGTCATTGAGGTAGTGGCGGGTATCTGTCCTGATTTTGAACATTGGGAACTTCAGAAAGAATTGTCATTGCTCGAAGTTGCAGAGGATGTCATGGAGCGGCCTTTTGCAGCCTTAAGCCAGGGGGAGCAGACCAAGGTTTTGCTTGCGGCACTGTTTATTAAACCCAACAACTTTCTTTTGATCGATGAACCGACCAACCATCTGGACATAGAGGGCAGGCGCGTTGTCGGGAAATATCTGAACAGGAAAACCGGCTTCATCCTGGTTTCGCATGACAGGGTTTTTCTGGACCGTTGTATCGACCATATCCTGACCATCAATAAAACCAATATTGAACTTCAAAAAGGTAATTTTTCAAAGTGGTGGATCAATAAAGAGAGAACGGATTCGTTTGAGACAGCGGAGAATGACAGGCTGCAGAAAGAGATCAAACAATTATCGGCAGCAGCCAGGCGGACGGCCGGCTGGTCGGATAAAATTGAGAAAACCAAGAAGGGAACACTGAACTCCGGCATCAAGCCGGATAAAGGCTATATCGGCCACCAGGCGGCAAAAATGATGAAACGGTCCAAAGTGATCGAAACTCGGCTGCAAAAGAACATCCAGACGAAAGAAAAACTTTTAAAAAATATTGAGCTGGCCGACAGCCTGAGTATGAAACCCCTTTCACACCCGAAAAATACACTCGTGGAATTGTCTGACCTGGCAATCTATTATGCGGACAGGAATGTCTGCGAGAATGTCCATTTTACCGTAGAGAGAGGAGAGCGCGTGGCCTTAAGCGGCCGCAACGGGTGCGGTAAATCCAGTGTTTTAAAGCTGCTGACTGGAGAAGAGCTGACTTACAGCGGCAAACTAAGTATCGGAAGCAATCTAAAAATCTCCTATATTTCGCAGGACACCGCTTACTTGCAGGGCAGCCTGCACAGTTTTGCCGAGCAGTACCAGATCGAGGAAAGCCGTTTTCTGACCATTCTGCACAAGCTCGATTTATCAGGCGTTCAGTTCGAAAAAGATATGCGTATGTTCAGCGCAGGGCAGAAGAAAAAGGTGCTCCTGGCCAAAAGTCTCTGCGAGCAGGCCCATCTGTATATCTGGGATGAACCACTGAACTATATTGACGTTCTGTCCCGGATGCAGATTGAGGACCTCATTGTAAGATGCCGGCCGACCTTGCTGTTTGTGGAGCATGACAGTGCGTTTGTGCAATCAGTGGCAACAAAATATATCAGGCTTTGA
- a CDS encoding SufB/SufD family protein has translation MLNAIDKKILAEVADLHEIPHGAYNIRKNGEKAGRNTTANIDIITKQDKPGIDIIVKPGTKGESVHIPVILSEGMDDLVYNTFEIGADSDVLIVAGCGIHNPGSKKAQHDGVHEFFVRKGAKMKYVEKHYGEGDGSGERILNPKTIIEVEEGGVAELEMVQIRGVDQTKRDTEVRLHKNARLIVMERLLTTTNQNAESNITVELTGEDAAAQIISRSVAQDHSTQVFHLNMRGYAQCRGHIQCDSIIMDQAKVSSIPEISAFHSDAQLIHEAAIGRIANDQLIKLMTLGLTEKEAEDMILQGFLA, from the coding sequence ATGTTGAATGCGATCGATAAAAAAATCTTAGCTGAAGTCGCTGATTTGCATGAAATCCCGCATGGAGCCTATAATATCCGTAAAAATGGCGAGAAAGCGGGACGAAATACGACTGCAAACATTGATATTATTACCAAGCAGGACAAGCCCGGCATTGATATCATTGTGAAACCCGGAACCAAAGGAGAAAGCGTGCATATTCCGGTTATTCTGTCTGAAGGGATGGATGACCTCGTTTACAATACATTTGAAATCGGCGCCGACTCGGACGTTCTGATTGTAGCCGGCTGCGGTATTCATAACCCGGGAAGCAAGAAAGCCCAGCATGACGGCGTTCACGAATTTTTTGTCCGCAAGGGTGCCAAGATGAAGTATGTAGAAAAACACTACGGCGAAGGCGATGGCAGCGGGGAAAGGATTTTGAATCCGAAGACGATTATTGAAGTCGAAGAGGGCGGTGTGGCTGAGCTGGAAATGGTTCAGATTAGAGGCGTCGACCAGACCAAAAGGGATACGGAAGTGCGCCTGCACAAGAACGCGCGTTTGATTGTCATGGAAAGACTGCTGACTACCACCAACCAGAATGCCGAATCCAATATTACAGTTGAGCTGACAGGAGAAGATGCTGCCGCCCAGATCATTTCGCGTTCCGTGGCGCAGGATCATTCCACCCAAGTTTTTCATTTGAATATGCGCGGCTATGCCCAATGCCGCGGACATATTCAATGTGATTCGATTATTATGGATCAAGCGAAAGTTTCTTCCATTCCGGAGATTTCGGCCTTCCATTCGGATGCGCAGCTGATCCATGAGGCGGCTATCGGCAGGATTGCAAACGATCAGCTGATCAAGCTGATGACGCTTGGTCTCACGGAAAAAGAGGCTGAAGATATGATTCTGCAAGGTTTTTTGGCCTAA